The proteins below come from a single Balaenoptera musculus isolate JJ_BM4_2016_0621 chromosome 1, mBalMus1.pri.v3, whole genome shotgun sequence genomic window:
- the CTPS1 gene encoding CTP synthase 1 isoform X3, with product MRRFSTRFNRCQQVKMKYILVTGGVISGIGKGIIASSVGTILKSCGLHVTSIKIDPYINIDAGTFSPYEHGEVFVLDDGGEVDLDLGNYERFLDIRLTKDNNLTTGKIYQYVINKERKGDYLGKTVQVVPHITDAIQEWVMRQALIPVDEDGLEPQVCVIELGGTVGDIESMPFIEAFRQFQFKVKRENFCNIHVSLVPQVVCRCSNPLDTSVKEKISMFCHVEPEQVICVHDVSSIYRVPLLLEEQGVVDYFLRRLDLPIERQPRKMLMKWKEMADRYDRLLETCSIALVGKYTKFSDSYASVIKALEHSALAINHKLEIKYIDSTDLEPSTLQEEPVRYHEAWQKLCSAHGVLVPGGFGVRGTEGKIQAISWARKQKKPFLGVCLGMQLAVVEFSRNVLGWQDANSTEFDPNTNHPVVIDMPEHNPGQMGGTMRLGKRRTLFQTTDSVMRKLYGDADYLEERHRHRFEVNPVLKKCLEEQGLKFVGQDVEGERMEIVELEDHPFFVGVQYHPEFLSRPIKPSPPYFGLLLASVGRLPHYLQKGCRLSPRDTYSDRSGSSSPDSEITELKFPSINHD from the exons ATGCGGAGATTCTCAACCCGGTTTAACAGAT gtcAACAAGTAAAAATGAAGTACATTCTAGTTACTGGTGGTGTCATATCAGGAATTGGAAAAGGAATCATCGCCAGTAGTGTGGGCACAATACTCAAGTCATGTGGTTTACATGTAACCTCCATTAAAATTGACCCGTATATTAACATTGATGCAGGAACATTCTCTCCTTATGAGCATG GTGAGGTTTTTGTGCTGGATGATGGTGGGGAAGTAGACCTTGACCTGGGTAACTATGAACGTTTCCTTGACATCCGCCTCACCAAGGACAATAATCTGACCACTGGAAAGATCTATCAGTACGTTATTAACAAGGAACGCAAAGGAGATTACTTGGGGAAAACCGTCCAAG tcGTCCCGCACATCACAGATGCAATCCAGGAGTGGGTAATGAGACAGGCGTTAATACCCGTGGATGAAGATGGCCTGGAGCCTCAAGTGTGTGTTATTGAG CTTGGTGGGACAGTAGGAGATATAGAAAGCATGCCCTTTATTGAGGCCTTCCGTCAATTCCAGTTCAAGGTCAAAAGAGAGAACTTCTGTAACATTCATGTCAGTCTAGTTCCTCAG GTTGTGTGCAGGTGCTCAAATCCTCTCGACACATCAGTGAAGGAGAAAATATCAATGTTCTGCCATGTTGAACCTGAACAA GTGATCTGTGTCCACGATGTCTCGTCCATCTACCGAGTCCCCTTGTTGTTAGAAGAGCAGGGGGTTGTAGATTATTTTCTCCGGAGACTTGACCTTCCTATTGAGAGGCAGCCACGGAAAATGCTGATGAAGTGGAAAGAGATGGCTGACAG ATATGATCGCCTGCTGGAGACTTGCTCTATTGCCCTCGTGGGCAAATACACCAAGTTCTCAGACTCGTACGCCTCTGTCATTAAAGCTCTGGAGCATTCTGCACTGGCCATAAACCACAAGTTGGAAATCAAG TACATAGATTCCACGGACTTGGAGCCGAGCACCTTGCAGGAGGAGCCCGTGCGCTACCACGAGGCCTGGCAGAAGCTGTGCAGCGCTCA TGGCGTGCTGGTTCCAGGAGGATTTGGTGTCCGAGGGACTGAAGGAAAAATCCAAGCGATCTCCTGGGCTCGGAAACAGAAGAAGCCTTTTTTGG GCGTGTGCTTAGGCATGCAGTTGGCAGTGGTTGAATTTTCAAGAAATGTGCTGGGATGGCAAG ATGCCAATTCTACGGAGTTTGACCCTAACACAAATCATCCTGTG GTCATAGACATGCCAGAACACAACCCCGGCCAGATGGGCGGAACCATGAGGCTGGGCAAGAGGAGAACCCTGTTCCAGACCACGGACTCTGTCATGA GGAAACTCTACGGAGATGCAGATTACCTGGAAGAGAGGCACCGACACAGATTTGAG GTGAATCCAGTCTTGAAAAAGTGTTTGGAGGAGCAAGGCTTGAAGTTTGTTGGCCAAGATgttgaaggagagagaatggaaatTGTGGAGTTGGAAG ATCATCCCTTTTTCGTTGGAGTTCAGTATCACCCTGAGTTCCTGTCCAGACCTATCAAGCCTTCCCCACCGTACTTTGGCCTCCTCCTGGCCTCCGTGGGGAGGCTCCCACATTACCTCCAGAAAGGCTGCAGGCTCTCGCCCAG GGACACCTACAGTGACAGAAGTGGAAGCAGCTCCCCTGACTCTGAAATCACTGAACTGAAGTTTCCATCAATAAATCATGACTGA
- the CTPS1 gene encoding CTP synthase 1 isoform X4, giving the protein MKYILVTGGVISGIGKGIIASSVGTILKSCGLHVTSIKIDPYINIDAGTFSPYEHGEVFVLDDGGEVDLDLGNYERFLDIRLTKDNNLTTGKIYQYVINKERKGDYLGKTVQVVPHITDAIQEWVMRQALIPVDEDGLEPQVCVIELGGTVGDIESMPFIEAFRQFQFKVKRENFCNIHVSLVPQVVCRCSNPLDTSVKEKISMFCHVEPEQVICVHDVSSIYRVPLLLEEQGVVDYFLRRLDLPIERQPRKMLMKWKEMADRYDRLLETCSIALVGKYTKFSDSYASVIKALEHSALAINHKLEIKYIDSTDLEPSTLQEEPVRYHEAWQKLCSAHGVLVPGGFGVRGTEGKIQAISWARKQKKPFLGVCLGMQLAVVEFSRNVLGWQDANSTEFDPNTNHPVVIDMPEHNPGQMGGTMRLGKRRTLFQTTDSVMRKLYGDADYLEERHRHRFEVNPVLKKCLEEQGLKFVGQDVEGERMEIVELEDHPFFVGVQYHPEFLSRPIKPSPPYFGLLLASVGRLPHYLQKGCRLSPRDTYSDRSGSSSPDSEITELKFPSINHD; this is encoded by the exons ATGAAGTACATTCTAGTTACTGGTGGTGTCATATCAGGAATTGGAAAAGGAATCATCGCCAGTAGTGTGGGCACAATACTCAAGTCATGTGGTTTACATGTAACCTCCATTAAAATTGACCCGTATATTAACATTGATGCAGGAACATTCTCTCCTTATGAGCATG GTGAGGTTTTTGTGCTGGATGATGGTGGGGAAGTAGACCTTGACCTGGGTAACTATGAACGTTTCCTTGACATCCGCCTCACCAAGGACAATAATCTGACCACTGGAAAGATCTATCAGTACGTTATTAACAAGGAACGCAAAGGAGATTACTTGGGGAAAACCGTCCAAG tcGTCCCGCACATCACAGATGCAATCCAGGAGTGGGTAATGAGACAGGCGTTAATACCCGTGGATGAAGATGGCCTGGAGCCTCAAGTGTGTGTTATTGAG CTTGGTGGGACAGTAGGAGATATAGAAAGCATGCCCTTTATTGAGGCCTTCCGTCAATTCCAGTTCAAGGTCAAAAGAGAGAACTTCTGTAACATTCATGTCAGTCTAGTTCCTCAG GTTGTGTGCAGGTGCTCAAATCCTCTCGACACATCAGTGAAGGAGAAAATATCAATGTTCTGCCATGTTGAACCTGAACAA GTGATCTGTGTCCACGATGTCTCGTCCATCTACCGAGTCCCCTTGTTGTTAGAAGAGCAGGGGGTTGTAGATTATTTTCTCCGGAGACTTGACCTTCCTATTGAGAGGCAGCCACGGAAAATGCTGATGAAGTGGAAAGAGATGGCTGACAG ATATGATCGCCTGCTGGAGACTTGCTCTATTGCCCTCGTGGGCAAATACACCAAGTTCTCAGACTCGTACGCCTCTGTCATTAAAGCTCTGGAGCATTCTGCACTGGCCATAAACCACAAGTTGGAAATCAAG TACATAGATTCCACGGACTTGGAGCCGAGCACCTTGCAGGAGGAGCCCGTGCGCTACCACGAGGCCTGGCAGAAGCTGTGCAGCGCTCA TGGCGTGCTGGTTCCAGGAGGATTTGGTGTCCGAGGGACTGAAGGAAAAATCCAAGCGATCTCCTGGGCTCGGAAACAGAAGAAGCCTTTTTTGG GCGTGTGCTTAGGCATGCAGTTGGCAGTGGTTGAATTTTCAAGAAATGTGCTGGGATGGCAAG ATGCCAATTCTACGGAGTTTGACCCTAACACAAATCATCCTGTG GTCATAGACATGCCAGAACACAACCCCGGCCAGATGGGCGGAACCATGAGGCTGGGCAAGAGGAGAACCCTGTTCCAGACCACGGACTCTGTCATGA GGAAACTCTACGGAGATGCAGATTACCTGGAAGAGAGGCACCGACACAGATTTGAG GTGAATCCAGTCTTGAAAAAGTGTTTGGAGGAGCAAGGCTTGAAGTTTGTTGGCCAAGATgttgaaggagagagaatggaaatTGTGGAGTTGGAAG ATCATCCCTTTTTCGTTGGAGTTCAGTATCACCCTGAGTTCCTGTCCAGACCTATCAAGCCTTCCCCACCGTACTTTGGCCTCCTCCTGGCCTCCGTGGGGAGGCTCCCACATTACCTCCAGAAAGGCTGCAGGCTCTCGCCCAG GGACACCTACAGTGACAGAAGTGGAAGCAGCTCCCCTGACTCTGAAATCACTGAACTGAAGTTTCCATCAATAAATCATGACTGA
- the CTPS1 gene encoding CTP synthase 1 isoform X2, translating to MKYILVTGGVISGIGKGIIASSVGTILKSCGLHVTSIKIDPYINIDAGTFSPYEHGEVFVLDDGGEVDLDLGNYERFLDIRLTKDNNLTTGKIYQYVINKERKGDYLGKTVQVVPHITDAIQEWVMRQALIPVDEDGLEPQVCVIELGGTVGDIESMPFIEAFRQFQFKVKRENFCNIHVSLVPQPSSTGEQKTKPTQNSVRELRGLGLSPDLVVCRCSNPLDTSVKEKISMFCHVEPEQVICVHDVSSIYRVPLLLEEQGVVDYFLRRLDLPIERQPRKMLMKWKEMADRYDRLLETCSIALVGKYTKFSDSYASVIKALEHSALAINHKLEIKYIDSTDLEPSTLQEEPVRYHEAWQKLCSAHGVLVPGGFGVRGTEGKIQAISWARKQKKPFLGVCLGMQLAVVEFSRNVLGWQDANSTEFDPNTNHPVVIDMPEHNPGQMGGTMRLGKRRTLFQTTDSVMRKLYGDADYLEERHRHRFEVNPVLKKCLEEQGLKFVGQDVEGERMEIVELEDHPFFVGVQYHPEFLSRPIKPSPPYFGLLLASVGRLPHYLQKGCRLSPRDTYSDRSGSSSPDSEITELKFPSINHD from the exons ATGAAGTACATTCTAGTTACTGGTGGTGTCATATCAGGAATTGGAAAAGGAATCATCGCCAGTAGTGTGGGCACAATACTCAAGTCATGTGGTTTACATGTAACCTCCATTAAAATTGACCCGTATATTAACATTGATGCAGGAACATTCTCTCCTTATGAGCATG GTGAGGTTTTTGTGCTGGATGATGGTGGGGAAGTAGACCTTGACCTGGGTAACTATGAACGTTTCCTTGACATCCGCCTCACCAAGGACAATAATCTGACCACTGGAAAGATCTATCAGTACGTTATTAACAAGGAACGCAAAGGAGATTACTTGGGGAAAACCGTCCAAG tcGTCCCGCACATCACAGATGCAATCCAGGAGTGGGTAATGAGACAGGCGTTAATACCCGTGGATGAAGATGGCCTGGAGCCTCAAGTGTGTGTTATTGAG CTTGGTGGGACAGTAGGAGATATAGAAAGCATGCCCTTTATTGAGGCCTTCCGTCAATTCCAGTTCAAGGTCAAAAGAGAGAACTTCTGTAACATTCATGTCAGTCTAGTTCCTCAG CCAAGTTCAACAGGGGAACAGAAGACTAAACCCACCCAGAACAGTGTTCGGGAACTCAGAGGGCTTGGGCTTTCCCCAGATCTG GTTGTGTGCAGGTGCTCAAATCCTCTCGACACATCAGTGAAGGAGAAAATATCAATGTTCTGCCATGTTGAACCTGAACAA GTGATCTGTGTCCACGATGTCTCGTCCATCTACCGAGTCCCCTTGTTGTTAGAAGAGCAGGGGGTTGTAGATTATTTTCTCCGGAGACTTGACCTTCCTATTGAGAGGCAGCCACGGAAAATGCTGATGAAGTGGAAAGAGATGGCTGACAG ATATGATCGCCTGCTGGAGACTTGCTCTATTGCCCTCGTGGGCAAATACACCAAGTTCTCAGACTCGTACGCCTCTGTCATTAAAGCTCTGGAGCATTCTGCACTGGCCATAAACCACAAGTTGGAAATCAAG TACATAGATTCCACGGACTTGGAGCCGAGCACCTTGCAGGAGGAGCCCGTGCGCTACCACGAGGCCTGGCAGAAGCTGTGCAGCGCTCA TGGCGTGCTGGTTCCAGGAGGATTTGGTGTCCGAGGGACTGAAGGAAAAATCCAAGCGATCTCCTGGGCTCGGAAACAGAAGAAGCCTTTTTTGG GCGTGTGCTTAGGCATGCAGTTGGCAGTGGTTGAATTTTCAAGAAATGTGCTGGGATGGCAAG ATGCCAATTCTACGGAGTTTGACCCTAACACAAATCATCCTGTG GTCATAGACATGCCAGAACACAACCCCGGCCAGATGGGCGGAACCATGAGGCTGGGCAAGAGGAGAACCCTGTTCCAGACCACGGACTCTGTCATGA GGAAACTCTACGGAGATGCAGATTACCTGGAAGAGAGGCACCGACACAGATTTGAG GTGAATCCAGTCTTGAAAAAGTGTTTGGAGGAGCAAGGCTTGAAGTTTGTTGGCCAAGATgttgaaggagagagaatggaaatTGTGGAGTTGGAAG ATCATCCCTTTTTCGTTGGAGTTCAGTATCACCCTGAGTTCCTGTCCAGACCTATCAAGCCTTCCCCACCGTACTTTGGCCTCCTCCTGGCCTCCGTGGGGAGGCTCCCACATTACCTCCAGAAAGGCTGCAGGCTCTCGCCCAG GGACACCTACAGTGACAGAAGTGGAAGCAGCTCCCCTGACTCTGAAATCACTGAACTGAAGTTTCCATCAATAAATCATGACTGA
- the CTPS1 gene encoding CTP synthase 1 isoform X1: MRRFSTRFNRCQQVKMKYILVTGGVISGIGKGIIASSVGTILKSCGLHVTSIKIDPYINIDAGTFSPYEHGEVFVLDDGGEVDLDLGNYERFLDIRLTKDNNLTTGKIYQYVINKERKGDYLGKTVQVVPHITDAIQEWVMRQALIPVDEDGLEPQVCVIELGGTVGDIESMPFIEAFRQFQFKVKRENFCNIHVSLVPQPSSTGEQKTKPTQNSVRELRGLGLSPDLVVCRCSNPLDTSVKEKISMFCHVEPEQVICVHDVSSIYRVPLLLEEQGVVDYFLRRLDLPIERQPRKMLMKWKEMADRYDRLLETCSIALVGKYTKFSDSYASVIKALEHSALAINHKLEIKYIDSTDLEPSTLQEEPVRYHEAWQKLCSAHGVLVPGGFGVRGTEGKIQAISWARKQKKPFLGVCLGMQLAVVEFSRNVLGWQDANSTEFDPNTNHPVVIDMPEHNPGQMGGTMRLGKRRTLFQTTDSVMRKLYGDADYLEERHRHRFEVNPVLKKCLEEQGLKFVGQDVEGERMEIVELEDHPFFVGVQYHPEFLSRPIKPSPPYFGLLLASVGRLPHYLQKGCRLSPRDTYSDRSGSSSPDSEITELKFPSINHD, from the exons ATGCGGAGATTCTCAACCCGGTTTAACAGAT gtcAACAAGTAAAAATGAAGTACATTCTAGTTACTGGTGGTGTCATATCAGGAATTGGAAAAGGAATCATCGCCAGTAGTGTGGGCACAATACTCAAGTCATGTGGTTTACATGTAACCTCCATTAAAATTGACCCGTATATTAACATTGATGCAGGAACATTCTCTCCTTATGAGCATG GTGAGGTTTTTGTGCTGGATGATGGTGGGGAAGTAGACCTTGACCTGGGTAACTATGAACGTTTCCTTGACATCCGCCTCACCAAGGACAATAATCTGACCACTGGAAAGATCTATCAGTACGTTATTAACAAGGAACGCAAAGGAGATTACTTGGGGAAAACCGTCCAAG tcGTCCCGCACATCACAGATGCAATCCAGGAGTGGGTAATGAGACAGGCGTTAATACCCGTGGATGAAGATGGCCTGGAGCCTCAAGTGTGTGTTATTGAG CTTGGTGGGACAGTAGGAGATATAGAAAGCATGCCCTTTATTGAGGCCTTCCGTCAATTCCAGTTCAAGGTCAAAAGAGAGAACTTCTGTAACATTCATGTCAGTCTAGTTCCTCAG CCAAGTTCAACAGGGGAACAGAAGACTAAACCCACCCAGAACAGTGTTCGGGAACTCAGAGGGCTTGGGCTTTCCCCAGATCTG GTTGTGTGCAGGTGCTCAAATCCTCTCGACACATCAGTGAAGGAGAAAATATCAATGTTCTGCCATGTTGAACCTGAACAA GTGATCTGTGTCCACGATGTCTCGTCCATCTACCGAGTCCCCTTGTTGTTAGAAGAGCAGGGGGTTGTAGATTATTTTCTCCGGAGACTTGACCTTCCTATTGAGAGGCAGCCACGGAAAATGCTGATGAAGTGGAAAGAGATGGCTGACAG ATATGATCGCCTGCTGGAGACTTGCTCTATTGCCCTCGTGGGCAAATACACCAAGTTCTCAGACTCGTACGCCTCTGTCATTAAAGCTCTGGAGCATTCTGCACTGGCCATAAACCACAAGTTGGAAATCAAG TACATAGATTCCACGGACTTGGAGCCGAGCACCTTGCAGGAGGAGCCCGTGCGCTACCACGAGGCCTGGCAGAAGCTGTGCAGCGCTCA TGGCGTGCTGGTTCCAGGAGGATTTGGTGTCCGAGGGACTGAAGGAAAAATCCAAGCGATCTCCTGGGCTCGGAAACAGAAGAAGCCTTTTTTGG GCGTGTGCTTAGGCATGCAGTTGGCAGTGGTTGAATTTTCAAGAAATGTGCTGGGATGGCAAG ATGCCAATTCTACGGAGTTTGACCCTAACACAAATCATCCTGTG GTCATAGACATGCCAGAACACAACCCCGGCCAGATGGGCGGAACCATGAGGCTGGGCAAGAGGAGAACCCTGTTCCAGACCACGGACTCTGTCATGA GGAAACTCTACGGAGATGCAGATTACCTGGAAGAGAGGCACCGACACAGATTTGAG GTGAATCCAGTCTTGAAAAAGTGTTTGGAGGAGCAAGGCTTGAAGTTTGTTGGCCAAGATgttgaaggagagagaatggaaatTGTGGAGTTGGAAG ATCATCCCTTTTTCGTTGGAGTTCAGTATCACCCTGAGTTCCTGTCCAGACCTATCAAGCCTTCCCCACCGTACTTTGGCCTCCTCCTGGCCTCCGTGGGGAGGCTCCCACATTACCTCCAGAAAGGCTGCAGGCTCTCGCCCAG GGACACCTACAGTGACAGAAGTGGAAGCAGCTCCCCTGACTCTGAAATCACTGAACTGAAGTTTCCATCAATAAATCATGACTGA
- the SLFNL1 gene encoding schlafen-like protein 1 — translation MEPPGKRPLQELPAEESVSEDSSTEAAPSRHVLYVGHLNPQFSVPVLACLLRDALERLELPVAREHIQVVRQPRRAYALVQVAAHEDTLASLPWRLHTALEEHQIIKELVAPGKELVLGEGREPSNRREEEDSGPSPSPSPGPILGSSPPPAWLAGPLPTQAPTPRRDSPGRPSGTRSDSAIVHQEILGQERLFQGAFLGSETRNVEFKRGGGEYLSQAFKHHLRRYVCAFLNSEGGSLLVGVEDSGLVQGIRCSHRDEDRVRLLVDSILQGFKPQVFPDAYKLTFIPVVSTSATGTPLKVIRLSVHAPKAQAQPQLYETDQGEVFLRRDGSIQGPLSVRAIQEWSRQKWTAELSKLEERLRVLTAEKEQLQQQLRRYKPTSCTCCVL, via the exons ATGGAGCCCCCAGGCAAGCGGCCCCTGCAGGAGCTCCCCGCAGAAGAGTCCGTGTCTGAGGACTCAAGTACTGAGGCGGCTCCCAGCAGGCATGTTCTCTACGTGGGCCACCTGAACCCCCAGTTCTCAGTGCCCGTGCTCGCCTGCCTGCTGCGAGACGCCCTGGAGCGGCTGGAGCTGCCGGTGGCGCGGGAGCACATCCAGGTGGTAAGGCAGCCACGCAGGGCCTACGCGCTGGTGCAGGTGGCCGCCCACGAGGAcaccctggcctccctgccctggCGCCTACACACGGCCTTGGAGGAGCACCAGATCATCAAGGAGCTGGTGGCCCCCGGGAAGGAGCTGGTGCTGGGTGAGGGCCGGGAGCCCTCAAACCGCAGAGAG GAGGAGGACAgcggccccagccccagccccagccctggccccatcctgggctccagccccccGCCGGCCTGGCTCGCCGGACCCCTTCCTACCCAGGCCCCCACCCCACGGCGGGACTCCCCGGGCCGGCCCAGTGGCACGCGCTCAGACAGCGCCATCGTGCACCAGGAGATCCTGGGCCAGGAGCGCCTCTTCCAGGGCGCCTTCCTGGGCAGCGAGACACGCAACGTGGAGTTCAAGAGGGGCGGCGGCGAGTACCTGAGCCAGGCCTTCAAGCACCACCTGCGTCGCTACGTGTGCGCCTTCCTCAACAGCGAGGGCGGCAGCCTGCTGGTGGGCGTGGAGGACAGTGGCCTGGTGCAGGGCATCCGCTGCAGCCACCGCGACGAGGACCGCGTGCGCCTGCTAGTGGACTCCATCCTGCAGGGCTTCAAGCCCCAGGTCTTCCCCGACGCCTACAAGCTCACCTTCATCCCCGTGGTCAGCACCTCTGCCACTGGCACCCCCCTCAAG GTGATCCGCCTGAGCGTGCACGCCCCCAAGGCCCAGGCCCAGCCGCAGCTCTACGAGACGGACCAGGGGGAGGTGTTCCTGCGGCGGGACGGGAGCATCCAGGGCCCCCTGTCCGTACGCGCCATCCAGGAGTGGAGCAGGCAG AAGTGGACAGCCGAGCTGAGCAAGCTGGAGGAGAGGCTGCGGGTGCTGACGGCCGAGAAGGAGCAGCTCCAGCAGCAGCTGCGGCGGTACAAGCCCACCTCCTGCACCTGCTGCGTCCTGTGA